The Cynocephalus volans isolate mCynVol1 chromosome 5, mCynVol1.pri, whole genome shotgun sequence genomic sequence agtttgacaCTGTTTATTAAACTTGAGTATACATACACTCTATGACTCAGCAGTACCCCTAATACGTATATACTCAACAgaaatgcatatatgtgtataacaaagacatgtataaaaatgtccatagcagcatttTTCATTATAGCCCCAAACTGGATACCACTCCCGTGGTCATCatcagtagaatggataaattattttatatgcatGCAATGGGATACTACACTGCAATGAAAATTAATGAACTGCTGCTACAGGCAACCTGGATGAATCTTATAAACATGATGTTGAGCTaaaggagccagacacaaaagaatgcagactatgattccatttatgcaaAGGTCAAGAACAGGCAAAAACTAACTTATGGTGatagaagtcaggatagtggtttcCTTTGGGAAGGAGGGTGGGGTAGTGAGGGGAGGAGCATGGGTAGGTCATTTACAGTGCTAATAAGGCTCTCTCTTCACCTGTATGGTGGAAGCACGGGTGTGTTTACTTTGTGATAACTGAATTGTGTAATAAAATTGGTGTATCTTTATGTATGCTGTACTTcaataaaaagaggagaaaaaaatcagagctgCTGTTTCAGGATTAAGCTGCACATTGGTcacctttctgtgtctttttctctCAGCCCTTCACAGAGGTCCTCCAGGATCAAGGGGTCCGATGATTCCACCACTGCTGagtctcccacctcctctccggGGTAGAGGCCCAATTCGGGGAGGCCTCGGGCCTAGGTCTGGCCCGTACGGTCGTGGCTGGTGGGGAGTCAGTGCTGAACCTCCTTTTCCGGGTCCAGGCCATGGGGGTCCCTCCAGGGGAAGCTTTCATAAAGAGCAGAGAAACCCTCGAAGGCTCAAAAGCTGGTCTCTTATCAAGAATACCTGCCCACCCAAGGATGATCCCCAGATTATGGAAGGTGAGGTTCATTTTGTTATGCCTGTATACATTTAATACCCATTACTCCCAGAGTGACCTAATTCCCAGGATGTCAGTGACTTCTCCTTTGGGCTATCCTTTTTCCTTTAGAAGTGGGAATAGACCTGAATGTTTTTTCTCCCAGGAGACTCATTCTAAAATACTTGGAAAAGGCAGGGAATAGGAAATCTGACTTCCTTCTCTATCTCTGCTTTTCATTatatcttctttcttattttaatttttaactaccCAGTTTTCTCTTGTTCACAGACAAATCCGACCGCCCTGTTTGCCGACACTTTGCCAAAAAGGGCCACTGTCGATATGAGGACCTCTGTGCCTTCTACCACCCAGGCGTCAATGGACCTCCTCTGTGAGGCTGTGCCTTCCCATCCAGGCTGGAAGGAGCCCTCTGTGACCTAGTGGCCATGTATTTCCCTGTGGCCCTATGATGGCTACTGCAAGGCTCTTCCACCCAACACCCTTAGTGACACACCCACCCTCATCTACCATCTCCCCCATTTGGGGTCCAAAGTTGTGTTTCATCAAGGTGCGCGGTGTGTGCGTTTTCTTCTGATCCAGCCTCCAGAGACTCGCCTTCTGGACCCCATCTTTGCTCCATTTAACTGCCTCCCAGATCTCCCTCGCCAAATGACTGCTAAACAGGAAACCTCTTTGGTGCTGTTTCTTGTGCATCGTCTACCCAACCCCAGTATTGCCCTTGATTCCTGAGAGCCCTGGAGCGGTTTCCAACCATTCCCTTCTGGCTGCTTGTTTTAAGTCTTTTTTATGTGACATCCCCTACCCCCGATGTTGTCAGCTGCTCGTGAAACTCACCAGGTTTTCTAACCTAGAATCAAGTGTGGGTGACTGGTACAGAGTTACTCCCTGAAAGGCCACTCTCCTTGCTTTTGGATTTTGTAGTTTCTCTGTCAGTAGCATGATCCCCACCACTATGGTCTGTGATCACTGTGCTTTGTGAAACTGTGCATCCCCTCATAGCCTTTCTCAGTGTCTGTGGCATTTTTGTGACTTCCCGACACTAGAATAAGTTTTTCCGCCAAAATGAGCAAGGCTCTTGGTGCCCTCTAGACTTTCCCTACTTCCCAACACAGGAGGATTATGAAACCTTCCACAAGACTGCCTCCCTGGACCTCCCCATTCTCCTGGTGTTGGTTATTTTGGGTCTGACACAGGCCCATGAGATGTCTTTTAAAGCCTCTGGTGGGCCTACCCTACTACCTAGCTCCTCCAGCCCATTTAGTTCAACTATATCATTGTGAGGCCACCAGCCCTTTCATTTGAATTCTGTGAATCTCCACCTGGCCTATCTTTGGGTGGAACCTGGACAGTACTGTTGCCCTCTTTCAACCCTCTTCCCCTACATCCCTGGCACTGGTTGTTTTCTGTGAAAACCTCAGTGAACAGGTTCAGTTTTGAACTGGCCCTGAGGAAATGGGTCAGGAGTTGTGTGGGCAAGAGGGACGGATGAGAGCCGTTGGAGAACTGAgaatgagttttttttctttttaacttttttttatattagTAATAAACGCAGTGGAAACAAGCATTTTCTTTAATCCCTGTGTTCCAGTCATCTCTGGCGGTACAGATGAGGCCTGATTGGTTagcttactctttttttttttttttttttggtggctggccagtatggaaatTCAATTACTCTTTATTTAGTTCATACGCAGTGATGGTGGAGAATGGCAAGGCTTAAGTTTCTTCAAGTCAAAGAACTATTGGGATTCCATTAGCCTGTAGGCATCATCAGACCAAACTGCATTGTGTTCAAGGGCAAAGTTttgtaggaaaaagaaaaggccaggtATCTGTGgagtaatttttaaacattttaccttGTTTGTAGGTTTGGTGTTTATGGAGTGGTAATGATgaagcagtctctcaacaaataTTGGTGGAGCACTTGTGGGCCAGGCAAAATACTAGGCACTAGAGATAACTGAGAGCCAAaactaataaatttgaaaagttaaGGAGAAGACACATTCACCAAATAATGACAAATACATGTAAAGTTACACCTGTCAAAAGTGCTGTGAAGAAGACGTGGTGAGAGTGTAATAAAAGGTGTCTGGGAAGGAAATGACAGCTGAAAGAAGCTGAAGGATAAGTGTCAGGTGGGGCAGGAGTGTAGTCCAGGCAAGGGTATTTGCTAAGAGACCTAGGGGAATAAGAACAAGAAATCTAGGGAAAGAGTGGAAGATGAGACAGGGAGAGGAGCTAGACCACTCAGGACCTTGCAGAATGTAAGGATTTGGTACTTTTCTTAAGAAAAGCCTTTGAAGAGTTATAGGCAGATGAATATCATGGATTAGGTTGGTTTTGCAAACAGATCAACTGCATTGAGAGGGCTAGGCTTGGAACTGAAGGTTTGAAGGTTACTTCGGTGGTACAGGTGAGCCACAGTGGTGGTGTAGATTTGGGTAGTGGAGTTGGAGATAAGTGGACATACAGAAATGACAGGTCAAAATCAGAGTATTTTAGGTTTCTCTGGGTGTTTCTGGCTTACATAACTAAGTGCCATTTAAATAGAAAGGTATTGGAAGGAAACAAGCAGAATGCCAGTAATTTGCTTTTGGTTTGGTTGAGTCTGAGCTGCCTTTTAAGATATCGAAGTAGAGATATCAAGTAGGTAGTTGGATATACATGTTTTGGTATTCAGATTAGAATCAGTTATCTGCATATAGGTGGTGTTTGAACCCATGAGCATTCATTCACTTTGCAAGTTTTAAGCACGAATTATGTCCCAGTATATCAGATTTAAGTTCAGTTGTAACAGAAACCCgaaattagtctttttttttttttttttttttttaaaagatgaccggtaaggggatcttaacccttgacttggtgttgtcagcaccacactcagccagtgagcgaaccggccatccgtatatgggatccgaacccggggccttggtgttatcagcaccgcactctaccgagtgagccacgggccggcccccgaAATTAGTCTTAAACAAGATAGAAGTTTAGTTCAGAAGTCAAGGGGTAGACAGTCCAAAGCATGTGTACAATCATGCCACCACAAGGTCCTCAGGTATTCAGAAACCCAAAG encodes the following:
- the PRR3 gene encoding LOW QUALITY PROTEIN: proline-rich protein 3 (The sequence of the model RefSeq protein was modified relative to this genomic sequence to represent the inferred CDS: inserted 1 base in 1 codon), which produces MAEMEGGSLHENAAAGKVRRSLPEVEXREPQPHSPPAPRKRKQYPSVPLPHCPPNPAAAIAAATMPKRKKQNQQQPPPHQQQPPLPEREETGDEEDGSPIGPPSLLGPPPMANGKPGDPKSALHRGPPGSRGPMIPPLLSLPPPLRGRGPIRGGLGPRSGPYGRGWWGVSAEPPFPGPGHGGPSRGSFHKEQRNPRRLKSWSLIKNTCPPKDDPQIMEDKSDRPVCRHFAKKGHCRYEDLCAFYHPGVNGPPL